The sequence TATGTACGGCAATCATTGGAGAATCCGGGTGTGGTAAATCAGTAATCGCTCATGCAATCCTCAAAATTCTCCCAAAAACCGCATTGGTTTCAGGTTCGGTGCAGTTCAGGGGAATGGAATTACATGATGTATCACCGGATGAGATGAATACCATTCGTGGAAGACAGATTGGCATCATATTTCAAAGTCCAGACCGGGCATTGAACCCAACCTACCGGATTTTCAGGCAATTGGTAGAGCCATTACGAAACCATCGGGTAGTGCCGGAAGAAAATAGAAAAGAGCATATTATCACAACCTTACGAAAAGTAGGGTTTTCTCACCCGAAAGAGGCAGCTCTTCTTTTCCCCTGTAATTGCTCAGGAGGAATGAATCAACGTGCGGTTACTGCGGTTGTCCTTTCACTCCTTCCTGATCTGGTAATTGCTGATGAACCCACTAAGGGATTAGACTCATTTCGGGTGTCTGATGTAAAATCCTGTCTTATGGAAATTAAAGATGAAGGAAGGACATTATTACTAGTAACCCATGACATTTCCCTTGCACGAGATCTCTCTGAAGAATTGC comes from Methanospirillum hungatei and encodes:
- a CDS encoding ABC transporter ATP-binding protein; its protein translation is MNKNPLLQVSDLSVTFRTNGDTIQAVTGFSCQLNNGICTAIIGESGCGKSVIAHAILKILPKTALVSGSVQFRGMELHDVSPDEMNTIRGRQIGIIFQSPDRALNPTYRIFRQLVEPLRNHRVVPEENRKEHIITTLRKVGFSHPKEAALLFPCNCSGGMNQRAVTAVVLSLLPDLVIADEPTKGLDSFRVSDVKSCLMEIKDEGRTLLLVTHDISLARDLSEELLVMYAGEIVESGKTHDILQSPIHPYTSGLLKSLPENGFIPIPGSAPSYANMPSGCRFQDRCEYATEKCNHKPECIQKHGRMVRCHLFC